A region from the Pectinophora gossypiella chromosome 29, ilPecGoss1.1, whole genome shotgun sequence genome encodes:
- the LOC126379343 gene encoding putative uncharacterized protein DDB_G0282133 isoform X36 yields the protein MKNIVGLLVLLAFVAVQGLPNPGRRYDDSDYSVYSEQELSHEENSEQSQEESSDEYESVQSYGGRTRSVKESNTSSKHSESESSNTSQSNKLIISKGDGNVQTTTSSSKSSKTSSSKSEKHSSSRRVIESGYSDDDDYYTKSGRWGSTDDSYYQSDSDERSTIDESEERYRSDKIRQDNDSEQNADGDNNSDIDQDNRNNQNAVAGKGSTITQNNINNQNAVAGKGSTITQNNKNNQNAKAETGSTIIQNHVNNQNARAEEGSTITQNNINDQNAKAGKGSTIYQTYENNQNAKADKGSTITQNSENNQNAKAEKGSSINQSNENNQNARGEKGSTIKQDNESNQNAKGEKGSSIKQTNKNNQNAKAGKGATIRQDNESNQNAKAEKGATIRQDNESNQNAKAERGANIRQDNESNQNAKAEKGATIRQDNESNQNAKAEKGATIRQDNESNQNARGEKGSTIKQTNENNQNAKADRGSTIRQDNESNQNAKAGKGATIRQDNESNQNAHGGKGSTIKQTNENNQNAKADRGSTIRQDNESNQNAKAGKGANIRQDNESNQNARGERGSTIKQTNENNQNAKADSGSTIRQDNESNQNAKAGKGATIRQDNESNQNAHGGKGSTIKQTNENNQNAKADSGSTIRQDNESNQNAKAGKGATIRQDNESNQNAKAGKGATIKQDNESNQNARGERGSTIKQTNENNQNAKADSGSTIRQDNESNQNAKAGKGATIRQDNESNQNAHGGKGSTIKQDNKNNQNAKADRGSTIRQDNESNQNAKAGKGATIRQDNENNQNAHGGKGSIIKQTNENNQNAKADRGSTIRQDNESNQNAKAGKGATIRQDNESNQNAHGERGSTIKQTNENNQNAKADRGSTIRQDNESNQNAKAGKGATIKQDNESNQNARGERGSTIKQTNENNQNAKADKSSTIRQDNESNQNAKAGKGATVRQDNESNQNARGERGSTIKQTNENNQNAKADRGSTIRQDNESNQNAKAGKGATIRQDNESNQNAKAGKGATIKQDNESNQNARGERGSTIKQTNENNQNAKADRGSTIRQDNESNQNAKAGKKATVRQDNESNQNARGERGSTIKQTNENNQNAKADRGSTIRQDNESNQNAKAGKGATIRQDNESNQNAHGGKGSTIKQDNKNNQNAKADRGSTIRQDNENNQNAKADRGSTIRQDNESNQNAKAGKGATIKQDNESNQNARGERGSTIKQTNENNQNAKADSGSTIRQDNESNQNAKAGKGATIRQDNESNQNAHGGKGSNIKQDNKNNQNAKADRGSTIRQDNENNQNAKADRGSTIRQDNESNQNAKAGKGATIKQDNESNQNARGERGSTIKQTNENNQNAKADSGSTIRQDNESNQNAKAGKGATIRQDNESNQNAKAGKGATIKQDNESNQNARGERGSTIKQTNENNQNAKADRGSTIRQDNESNQNAKAGKGATIRQDNESNQNAKAGKGATIKQDNESNQNARGERGSTIKQTNENNQNAKADSGSTIRQDNESNQNAKAGKGATIRQDNESNQNAHGGKGSTIKQDNKNNQKAKADRGSTIRQDNENNQNAKADRGSTIRQDNESNQNAKAGKGATIKQDNESNQNARGERGSTIKQTNENNQNAKADSGSTIRQDNESNQNAKAGKGATIRQDNESNQNAHGGKGSTIKQDNKNNQKAKADRGSTIRQDNENNQNAKADRGSTIRQDNESNQNAKAGKGATIRQDNESNQNAHGGKGSTIKQDNKNNQNAKADRGSTIRQDNESNQNAKAGKGATIRQDNENNQNAHGGMGSTIKQTNENNQNAKADRGSTIRQDNESNQNAKAGKGATIRQDNESNQNARGERGSTIKQTNENNQNAKADRGSTIRQDNESNQNAKAGKGATIRQDNESNQNARGEIGSTIKQANENNQNAKADRGSTIRQDNESNQNAKAGKGATIRQDNENNQNAHGGKGSTIKQTNENNQNAKADRGSTIRQDNESNQNAKAGKGATIRQDNENKQNAHGGKGSTIKQTNENNQNAKADRGSTIRQDNESNQNAKAGKGATIKQDNESNQNARGERGSTIKQTNENNQNAKADSGSTIRQDNESNQNAKAGKGATIRQDNESNQNAHGGKGSTIQQDNKNNQNAKADRGSTIRQDNESNQNAKAGRGATIRQDNENNQNAHGGKGSTIKQDNKNNQNARGGDRSSISQDNENRQIAKAKVCSKVRHTNKNKQNAKGERGTNIGQNNDNNQNAHGGKGSHIKQTNENNQNAKGGKGSTIRQDNENNQNARGGKGSTIRQDNENNQNARGGKGSTIRQDNESNQHAHGGKGSTIRQDNENNQNAHGGKGSHIKQTNENNQNAKGGKGSTIRQDNENNQNARGGKGSTIRQDNESNQNARGGKGSTIRQDNENNQNAKGGKGSTIKQDNRNNQNAAGGNDSVIRQDNKNHQNAETGERSKIKHDKNDHVKDCSKEELNKRKNSTTVKKVTKEVVLKKDKRSEVNESESSKTKEKSKSKVKTVVKTKTVEKTKEQNSKGEKHHCGN from the exons ATGAAGAATATAGTCGGACTTCTGGTGTTATTG gCTTTTGTCGCTGTCCAGGGTTTACCTA atCCTGGCAGACGTTATGatgattcagattattcagTTTATTCCGAacaag AATTGTCACACGAAGAAAACAGTGAACAGTCTCAGGAGGAGTCTAGCGACGAATATGAATCTGTCCAATCATACGGCGGCAGAACGAGATCAGTTAAAGAAAGCAACACATCTTCAAAACACAGCGAATCCGAATCTAGCAACACCTCACAATCTAACAAACTGATAATATCCAAGGGTGACGGAAACGTACAGACGACAACATCGTCATCAAAATCATCTAAAACTTCTAGCAGCAAATCTGAAAAGCACTCCAGTTCCAGACGTGTAATTGAAAGTGGTTATTCTGATGATGACGATTATTACACGAAATCGGGACGATGGGGATCAACTGACGACTCATATTACCAATCTGACTCTGATGAAAGATCAACTATTGATGAAAGTGAAGAGAGATATCGAAGCGATAAAATACGACAAGACAACGATAGCGAGCAAAATGCTGACGGCGACAACAACTCAGACATAGATCAAGATAACAGGAATAATCAAAATGCTGTTGCTGGAAAAGGGTCGacaataacacaaaataacataaataatcaaAATGCTGTTGCTGGAAAAGGATCGACAATtacacaaaataacaaaaataaccaAAATGCTAAGGCTGAAACAGGATCAACAATAATACAAAACCACGTAAATAACCAGAACGCCAGAGCTGAAGAAGGTTCGACTATTACACAAAACAACATTAATGACCAAAATGCAAAAGCTGGAAAAGGCTCAACAATATACCAGACCTACGAAAATAACCAAAATGCAAAAGCTGATAAAGGATCCACAATAACACAAAATAGCGAAAATAATCAAAACGCGAAAGCAGAAAAAGGCTCTAGTATAAATCAATCTAATGAGAATAACCAGAACGCCAGAGGAGAAAAAGGTTCAACTATAAAACAGgacaacgaaagcaaccagaatgcaAAAGGTGAAAAAGGTTCTAGTATAAAACAGACCAATAAAAACAATCAGAACGCCAAAGCCGGCAAAGGTgcgactatcagacaagataacgaaagcaaccaaaATGCCAAGGCCGAAAAAGGAGCCACTAtaagacaagataacgaaagcaaccagaacgcCAAGGCCGAAAGAGGTGCCaatatcagacaagataacgaaagcaaccagaacgcCAAGGCCGAAAAAGGTGCGAcaatcagacaagataacgaaagcaaccagaacgcCAAGGCCGAAAAAGGTGccactatcagacaagataacgaaagcaaccagaacgcCAGAGGTGAAAAAGGTTCGACGATAAAACAGACAAACGAAAACAATCAGAACGCCAAGGCCGACAGAGGTTCGACTATCAGACAGgacaacgaaagcaaccagaacgcCAAGGCCGGAAAAGGGGccactatcagacaagataacgaaagcaaccaaaatgctcatggcggaaagggCTCGACTATCAAACAGacaaacgaaaacaaccagaacGCCAAGGCCGACAGAGGTTCAACTATCAGACAGgacaacgaaagcaaccagaacgcCAAGGCCGGAAAAGGAGCCAATATCAGACAAGATAatgaaagcaaccagaatgccagAGGTGAAAGAGGTTCGACGATAAAACAGacaaacgaaaacaaccagaatgccaaAGCTGACAGTGGTTCGACTATCAGACAGgacaacgaaagcaaccagaacgcCAAGGCCGGAAAAGGGGccactatcagacaagataacgaaagcaaccagaatgctcatggcggaaaggggtcgacgATAAAACAGacaaacgaaaacaaccagaatgccaaAGCCGACAGTGGTTCGACTATCAGACAGgacaacgaaagcaaccagaacgcCAAGGCCGGAAAAGGGGccactatcagacaagataacgaaagcaaccagaacgcCAAGGCTGGAAAAGGAGCGACTATCaaacaagataacgaaagcaaccagaatgcgAGAGGTGAAAGAGGTTCGACGATAAAACAGacaaacgaaaacaaccagaatgccaaAGCCGACAGTGGTTCGACTATCAGACAGGACAATGAAAGCAACCAGAACGCCAAGGCCGGAAAAGGGGccactatcagacaagataacgaaagcaaccagaatgctcatggcggaaaggggtcgactatcaaACAAGACAACaaaaacaaccagaatgccaaGGCCGACAGAGGTTCGACTATCAGACAGgacaacgaaagcaaccagaatgccaaGGCCGGTAAAGGAGccactatcagacaagataacgaaaacaaccagaatgctcatggcggaaaggggtcgatTATCAAACAGacaaacgaaaacaaccagaacGCCAAGGCCGACAGAGGTTCAACTATCAGACAGgacaacgaaagcaaccagaatgccaaGGCCGGTAAAGGAGccactatcagacaagataacgaaagcaaccagaatgctcatggcgAAAGGGGGTCGACTATCAAACAGacaaacgaaaacaaccagaacGCCAAGGCCGACAGAGGTTCAACTATCAGACAAgacaacgaaagcaaccagaatgccaaAGCCGGTAAAGGAGCCACTATCAAACAAGATAACGAAAGTAACCAAAATGCCAGAGGTGAAAGAGGTTCGACGATAAAACAGACgaacgaaaacaaccagaatgccaaGGCCGACAAAAGCTCAACTATCAGACAGgacaacgaaagcaaccagaacgcCAAGGCCGGAAAAGGAGCCACtgtcagacaagataacgaaagcaaccagaatgccagAGGTGAAAGAGGTTCGACGATAAAACAGACgaacgaaaacaaccagaatgccaaGGCCGACAGAGGCTCAACTATCAGACAGgacaacgaaagcaaccagaacgcCAAGGCTGGAAAAGGAGccactatcagacaagataacgaaagtaACCAGAACGCCAAAGCTGGAAAAGGGGCCACTATCAAACAAGATAACGAAAGTAACCAAAATGCCAGAGGTGAAAGAGGTTCGACGATAAAACAGACgaacgaaaacaaccagaatgctAAGGCCGACAGAGGCTCAACTATCAGACAGgacaacgaaagcaaccagaacgcCAAGGCCGGAAAAAAAGCCACtgtcagacaagataacgaaagcaaccagaatgccagAGGTGAAAGAGGTTCGACGATAAAACAGacaaacgaaaacaaccagaacGCCAAGGCCGACAGAGGTTCAACTATCAGACAGgacaacgaaagcaaccagaacgcCAAAGCCGGAAAAGGAGccactatcagacaagataacgaaagcaaccagaatgctcatggcggaaaggggtcgactatcaaACAAGACAACaaaaacaaccagaatgccaaGGCCGACAGAGGTTCGACTATCAGACAGgacaacgaaaacaaccagaatgccaaGGCCGACAGAGGTTCGACTATCAGACAGgacaacgaaagcaaccagaacgcCAAGGCCGGAAAAGGAGCGACTATAaaacaagataacgaaagcaaccagaatgcgAGAGGTGAAAGAGGTTCGACGATTAAACAGacaaacgaaaacaaccagaatgccaaAGCCGACAGTGGTTCGACTATCAGACAGgacaacgaaagcaaccagaacgcCAAAGCCGGAAAAGGAgcgactatcagacaagataacgaaagcaaccagaatgctcatggcggaaaggggtcgaaTATCAAACAAGACAACaaaaacaaccagaatgccaaGGCCGACAGAGGTTCGACTATCAGACAGgacaacgaaaacaaccagaatgccaaGGCCGACAGAGGTTCGACTATCAGACAGgacaacgaaagcaaccagaacgcCAAGGCCGGAAAAGGAGCGACTATCaaacaagataacgaaagcaaccagaatgcgAGAGGTGAAAGAGGTTCGACGATAAAACAGacaaacgaaaacaaccagaatgccaaAGCCGACAGTGGTTCGACTATCAGACAGgacaacgaaagcaaccagaacgcCAAGGCTGGAAAAGGAGccactatcagacaagataacgaaagtaACCAGAACGCCAAAGCTGGAAAAGGGGCCACTATCAAACAAGATAACGAAAGTAACCAAAATGCCAGAGGTGAAAGAGGTTCGACGATAAAACAGACgaacgaaaacaaccagaacGCCAAGGCCGACAGAGGCTCAACTATCAGACAGgacaacgaaagcaaccagaacgcCAAGGCCGGAAAAGGAGctactatcagacaagataacgaaagcaaccagaacgcCAAGGCTGGAAAAGGAGCGACTATCaaacaagataacgaaagcaaccagaatgcgAGAGGCGAAAGAGGTTCGACGATAAAACAGacaaacgaaaacaaccagaatgccaaAGCCGACAGTGGTTCGACTATCAGACAGgacaacgaaagcaaccagaacgcCAAAGCCGGAAAAGGAGccactatcagacaagataacgaaagcaaccagaatgctcatggcggaaaggggtcgactatcaaACAAGACAACAAAAACAACCAGAAAGCCAAGGCCGACAGAGGTTCGACTATCAGACAGgacaacgaaaacaaccagaatgccaaGGCCGACAGAGGTTCGACTATCAGACAGgacaacgaaagcaaccagaacgcCAAGGCCGGAAAAGGAGCGACTATCaaacaagataacgaaagcaaccagaatgcgAGAGGTGAAAGAGGTTCGACGATAAAACAGacaaacgaaaacaaccagaatgccaaAGCCGACAGTGGTTCGACTATCAGACAGgacaacgaaagcaaccagaacgcCAAAGCCGGAAAAGGAGccactatcagacaagataacgaaagcaaccagaatgctcatggcggaaaggggtcgactatcaaACAAGACAACAAAAACAACCAGAAAGCCAAGGCCGACAGAGGTTCGACTATCAGACAGgacaacgaaaacaaccagaatgccaaGGCCGACAGAGGTTCGACTATCAGACAGgacaacgaaagcaaccagaacgcCAAGGCCGGAAAAGGAGccactatcagacaagataacgaaagcaaccagaatgctcatggcggaaaggggtcgactatcaaACAAGACAACaaaaacaaccagaatgccaaGGCCGACAGAGGTTCGACTATCAGACAGgacaacgaaagcaaccagaatgccaaGGCCGGTAAAGGAGccactatcagacaagataacgaaaacaaccagaatgctcatggcggaaTGGGGTCGACTATCAAACAGacaaacgaaaacaaccagaatgccaaGGCCGACAGAGGTTCAACTATCAGACAGgacaacgaaagcaaccagaatgccaaAGCCGGTAAAGGAGccactatcagacaagataacgaaagcaaccagaatgccagAGGTGAAAGAGGTTCGACGATAAAACAGacaaacgaaaacaaccagaatgccaaGGCCGACAGAGGCTCAACTATCAGACAGgacaacgaaagcaaccagaacgcCAAGGCCGGAAAAGGAGccactatcagacaagataacgaaagcaaccaaaATGCCAGAGGTGAAATAGGTTCGACGATAAAACAGGcaaacgaaaacaaccagaatgccaaGGCCGACAGAGGCTCAACTATCAGACAGgacaacgaaagcaaccagaatgccaaGGCCGGTAAAGGAGccactatcagacaagataacgaaaacaaccagaatgctcatggcggaaaggggtcgactatcaaacagacaaacgaaaacaaccagaacGCCAAGGCCGACAGAGGTTCAACTATCAGACAGgacaacgaaagcaaccagaatgccaaGGCCGGAAAAGGAGccactatcagacaagataacgaaaacaagcagaatgctcatggcggaaaggggtcgacgATAAAACAGacaaacgaaaacaaccagaacGCCAAGGCCGACAGAG GTTCGACTATCAGACAGGACAATGAAAGCAACCAGAACGCCAAGGCCGGAAAAGGAGCTACTATCAAACAAGATAACGAAAGTAACCAGAATGCGAGAGGTGAAAGAGGTTCGACGATAAAACAGacaaacgaaaacaaccagaatgccaaAGCCGACAGTGGTTCGACTATCAGACAGgacaacgaaagcaaccagaacgcCAAGGCCGGAAAAGGGGccactatcagacaagataacgaaagcaaccagaatgctcatggcggaaaggggtcgaccATCCAACAAGACAACaaaaacaaccagaatgccaaGGCCGACAGAGGTTCGACTATCAGACAGgacaacgaaagcaaccagaatgccaaGGCCGGTAGAGGAGccactatcagacaagataacgaaaacaaccagaatgcgcatggcggaaaggggtcgactatcaaACAAGACAACAAAAATAACCAGAATGCCAGAGGTGGAGACCGATCATCTATTAGTCAAGATAACGAAAACCGTCAGATTGCTAAAGCCAAAGTATGCTCTAAAGtacgacatacaaataaaaacaaacaaaacgcgAAAGGTGAAAGAGGAACAAATATAGGACAAAATAACGATAAcaaccagaatgctcatggcggaaaggggtcgcatataaaacaaacaaacgaaaacAACCAAAATGCTAAAGGCGGAAAGGGATCCACAATCAGACAAGACAACGAAAATAACCAGAATGCCAGAG gcggaaaggggtcgactatcagacaagataacgaaaacaaccagaatgccagaggcggaaaagggtcgactatcagacaagataacgaaagcaaccaacatgctcatggcggaaaggggtcgactatcagacaagataacgaaaacaaccagaatgcgCATGGCGGAAAAGGGtcgcatataaaacaaacaaacgaaaacAACCAAAATGCTAAAGGCGGAAAGGGATCCACCATCAGACAAgacaacgaaaacaaccagaatgccagaggcggaaaggggtcgactatcagacaagataacgaaagcaaccagaatgctagaggcggaaaggggtccactatcagacaagataatgaaaacaaccagaatgctaaaggcggaaaggggtcgactatcaaACAAGACAACAGAAACAACCAGAACGCCGCAGGTGGTAATGATTCAGTTATTAGACAAGATAATAAAAACCACCAAAATGCTGAAACCGGAGAACGATCTAAGATAAAACATGATAAGAATGACCATGTCAAAGATTGCTCGAAGGAGGAATTAAATAAGCGTAAGAATTCTACTACAGTTAAGAAGGTTACCAAAGAGGTCGTTCTTAAAAAGGACAAGAGATCCGAAGTCAATGAATCTGAGTCATcgaaaactaaagaaaaaagtaaatctAAAGTTAAAACGGTAGTGAAGACAAAGACAGTTGAAAAAACCAAAGAGCAGAATTCGAAAGGCGAAAAACATCATTGTGGTAACTAA